One stretch of Bremerella cremea DNA includes these proteins:
- a CDS encoding YybH family protein, which produces MKNIGYGLLLTFVLTGTAWSQEAEQTSPAKPASEEVVSDEVALNEDEIAIFQAIDSYTAAFNKGDAQALADHWTDDGEYVSPDGKVLKGKDALVKDYLSYFQETPGAKLEVRDTHVKMISPRVATETGVAVVMVADQDPSETTYEAIHVKTPAGWRIDSIKEVVAPLPAPTHYQQLQGLEWMIGTWVDNAEENASVETTGRWTTNRNFLVRTFRVFIQDQVDFEGTQVIGWDPSLGVIRSWTFDSDGGFAAGRWSQSGNRWTVQSLSILPDGRQASSTNIYDLIDENTVEFHSIGRQVAGELLPNIETLTIIRSE; this is translated from the coding sequence ATGAAAAACATTGGATACGGCTTACTGCTGACATTTGTCTTGACGGGCACTGCCTGGTCTCAAGAAGCAGAGCAGACTTCTCCCGCGAAACCCGCCAGTGAAGAAGTCGTGAGTGACGAGGTAGCACTGAATGAAGATGAAATTGCCATCTTCCAGGCGATCGACTCGTACACGGCAGCTTTCAATAAAGGCGATGCCCAAGCTTTGGCAGATCACTGGACCGACGACGGCGAATATGTTTCGCCAGACGGCAAGGTGCTCAAGGGTAAGGATGCTTTAGTCAAAGATTACCTCTCCTATTTTCAAGAGACGCCAGGTGCCAAGTTGGAAGTTCGCGACACCCACGTCAAGATGATCTCGCCACGCGTCGCCACGGAAACCGGCGTGGCCGTGGTGATGGTTGCGGATCAAGATCCGAGCGAGACAACCTATGAAGCAATTCACGTGAAAACCCCGGCTGGCTGGCGAATCGATAGCATCAAAGAAGTGGTTGCGCCACTGCCAGCTCCGACCCATTACCAGCAGCTTCAAGGTTTGGAATGGATGATCGGAACCTGGGTCGACAACGCCGAGGAAAATGCCTCGGTCGAGACAACTGGGCGTTGGACGACCAACCGAAACTTTCTGGTTCGCACCTTCCGCGTGTTTATTCAAGATCAAGTCGACTTCGAGGGAACTCAGGTCATTGGCTGGGACCCAAGCTTGGGTGTCATTCGATCATGGACTTTTGATTCCGATGGTGGTTTCGCCGCTGGTCGTTGGTCTCAAAGTGGCAATCGTTGGACTGTTCAATCATTAAGTATTCTGCCCGACGGACGGCAGGCTTCCTCGACCAATATTTATGACCTGATCGACGAGAACACGGTTGAGTTTCATTCCATCGGTCGACAAGTCGCAGGCGAGCTATTGCCGAATATCGAGACGCTAACCATCATTCGCTCGGAATAA